Proteins found in one Deinococcus sp. YIM 134068 genomic segment:
- a CDS encoding metallophosphoesterase: protein MNITRSALSLGTLGLSAWAGVTLARTYGFEVNRYQVGLPRLRAPLRAVQLSDLHHGVYIRRRSVRAWVDAALALRPDVVLVTGDFVDADLTASPAPLFRELARLRAPLGVWAVWGNHDLEYTARVAHRTGQPAREAQDTFGRKLGQVDIRLLRNAGVTLRDDLFLAGVDDLRRGQPDLAAALGDTPEDAAVLLMSHNPDLLPEVPARVGLTLCGHTHGGQVCLPGGVPLLTSSRHGRRFAAGFVGGPASGFVSRGLGVTTVPLRLNCPPEIVVFDLVPG from the coding sequence GTGAATATTACCCGCTCGGCATTGAGCCTCGGCACGCTCGGCCTGAGCGCATGGGCGGGCGTCACCCTCGCCCGGACCTACGGCTTCGAGGTCAACCGCTACCAGGTCGGGCTTCCCCGCCTGCGTGCGCCGCTGCGGGCCGTCCAGCTCAGCGACCTTCACCACGGGGTCTACATCCGCCGCCGCTCGGTGCGGGCGTGGGTGGACGCGGCGCTGGCCCTGCGCCCGGACGTGGTGCTCGTCACCGGGGACTTCGTGGACGCCGACCTGACCGCCTCCCCCGCCCCACTGTTCCGGGAACTCGCCCGGCTGCGCGCGCCCCTGGGGGTCTGGGCCGTGTGGGGCAACCACGACCTCGAATACACGGCACGGGTCGCCCACCGCACCGGGCAGCCTGCTCGCGAGGCACAGGACACCTTCGGGCGGAAGCTTGGGCAGGTGGACATCCGCCTCCTACGGAATGCAGGTGTCACCCTGCGGGACGACCTCTTCCTCGCAGGCGTGGACGATCTGCGCCGGGGACAGCCCGACCTCGCGGCGGCGCTGGGTGATACCCCGGAGGACGCTGCCGTGCTGCTGATGAGCCACAACCCCGACTTGCTGCCCGAGGTGCCCGCCCGCGTCGGCCTGACCCTGTGCGGGCACACGCACGGAGGGCAAGTCTGTCTGCCCGGTGGCGTTCCCCTCCTCACGTCCAGCCGCCACGGACGCCGCTTCGCCGCCGGGTTCGTGGGCGGTCCTGCGTCCGGCTTCGTTTCGCGTGGGCTGGGGGTGACGACCGTTCCACTGCGCCTGAACTGCCCACCCGAAATAGTGGTGTTCGACCTCGTGCCGGGATGA
- a CDS encoding dihydroorotase produces MLTITNIKRPNSDQSESVTVENGAIKGWNIGELGQVIDGQGGTVAPALIELHAHLREPGQTEKEDLASGLAAAAAGGYGTVVSMPNTSPVVDDPAIVRMLIEKAEGLGFARLRPAAALTRGQKGEQLAELTYLKEAGAVMFTDDGRTNENARVLRLGLEYARSLGMVVSVHAEDASLRADGVMNEGPVSEELGLPGNPAAAEAARVARDLEIVAQTGARLHVQHLSTARALDLVREAKGRGLPVTCEVCPHHLTLTDEALRSFDAIYKVAPPLRTQADADHLLAGLLDGTVDCLATDHAPHTRAEKERDLLTAPSGIAYIELAFPLMWTRFGEQLGLERLLDLMTAAPARVMGWPTPTLEEGAPADLVVLDLETEREVNSAEFRSKAKFTPWAGETLRGWPTLTVVSGKVTFRREG; encoded by the coding sequence ATGCTCACCATCACCAACATCAAACGCCCCAACTCCGATCAATCCGAATCCGTCACCGTAGAGAATGGCGCTATCAAAGGCTGGAATATCGGCGAACTTGGACAAGTCATTGACGGGCAGGGCGGCACCGTCGCGCCCGCCCTCATCGAACTCCACGCGCACCTGCGCGAGCCGGGGCAGACGGAGAAGGAAGACCTCGCCTCGGGTCTCGCGGCGGCGGCGGCGGGCGGGTACGGAACGGTCGTGTCCATGCCGAACACGTCCCCGGTCGTGGACGACCCGGCCATCGTGCGAATGCTGATTGAGAAGGCGGAGGGACTGGGATTTGCCCGCCTACGCCCGGCGGCGGCACTGACGAGGGGGCAGAAGGGCGAGCAACTGGCCGAACTGACCTACCTCAAGGAGGCCGGGGCCGTCATGTTCACCGACGACGGGCGCACGAACGAGAACGCCCGCGTGCTGCGGCTGGGGCTGGAGTACGCCCGCTCGCTCGGCATGGTGGTGAGCGTCCACGCCGAGGACGCCTCCCTGCGCGCGGACGGAGTGATGAACGAGGGGCCGGTGTCCGAGGAACTGGGTCTGCCCGGCAACCCGGCGGCAGCGGAGGCAGCCCGCGTGGCGCGCGATCTGGAGATCGTGGCTCAGACGGGGGCGCGGCTGCACGTCCAGCACCTCTCCACCGCCCGCGCGCTCGACCTCGTGCGGGAGGCGAAGGGGCGCGGCCTGCCCGTCACCTGCGAGGTCTGTCCGCACCACCTGACGCTGACGGACGAGGCGCTGCGGTCCTTCGACGCGATCTACAAGGTCGCCCCGCCGCTTCGGACTCAGGCGGACGCGGACCACCTCCTTGCCGGGCTGCTCGACGGCACCGTGGATTGCCTCGCCACCGACCACGCGCCGCACACGCGGGCGGAGAAGGAACGTGACCTGCTGACCGCACCTTCGGGCATCGCCTATATCGAACTCGCCTTCCCCCTGATGTGGACGCGCTTCGGGGAACAGCTTGGGCTGGAGCGGCTCCTCGACCTCATGACCGCCGCCCCCGCCCGCGTGATGGGCTGGCCCACGCCGACGCTGGAGGAGGGCGCTCCCGCCGATCTGGTCGTCCTCGACCTGGAGACGGAGCGTGAGGTCAACTCCGCCGAGTTCAGGAGCAAGGCGAAGTTCACCCCCTGGGCGGGCGAGACTTTGCGGGGCTGGCCGACGCTGACGGTAGTGAGTGGAAAGGTGACGTTCAGACGGGAGGGGTGA
- a CDS encoding aspartate carbamoyltransferase catalytic subunit, producing the protein MTATPRPRHLLDFQGWTPERLTALLDNADTMAQVLDRPVRKVPALQGLTVCTAFFENSTRTRISFELAARRMSADVVSFAAGASSLSKGESLRDTVEVLTAYKVDAYVVRHGVAGAAHLVARYSGKPVINAGDGRRAHPTQALLDAYTVRQEFGTLEGKTVAIVGDVRHSRVARSNAELLPKLGAKVVLCGPATLLPADLAALPGVTLTTDPQEAVRGAHAVMALRLQQERMDAGYLASLAEYADTYQVNERLMREAESGAIALHPGPMNRDLEISSDTADGPRSRIVRQVENGQAVRMSVLYHLLVGRE; encoded by the coding sequence ATGACGGCGACCCCCCGCCCCCGGCACCTGCTCGACTTCCAGGGCTGGACGCCCGAGCGCCTGACTGCCCTGCTGGACAACGCGGACACGATGGCCCAGGTGCTCGACCGCCCGGTGAGAAAGGTCCCGGCGCTGCAAGGGCTGACGGTCTGCACGGCCTTTTTCGAGAACTCCACCCGCACGCGCATCTCGTTCGAACTCGCCGCCCGGCGCATGAGCGCGGACGTGGTGAGCTTCGCGGCGGGCGCGAGCAGCCTGAGCAAGGGCGAATCGTTGCGCGACACGGTGGAGGTCCTGACCGCCTACAAGGTGGATGCTTACGTCGTGCGGCATGGCGTGGCGGGGGCGGCACACCTCGTCGCGCGCTACAGCGGCAAACCCGTCATCAATGCGGGCGACGGGCGGCGGGCGCACCCCACCCAGGCCCTCCTCGACGCCTACACGGTGCGGCAGGAGTTCGGCACGCTGGAGGGGAAGACGGTCGCCATCGTCGGGGACGTGCGGCATTCGCGGGTCGCGCGTAGCAACGCGGAACTCCTGCCGAAGCTGGGGGCGAAGGTAGTTCTGTGCGGCCCCGCCACCCTCCTCCCCGCCGACCTCGCCGCCCTGCCCGGCGTGACGCTGACGACCGACCCGCAGGAAGCCGTCCGGGGTGCCCACGCCGTCATGGCCCTGCGGCTCCAGCAGGAGCGGATGGACGCGGGCTACCTCGCCAGTTTGGCGGAGTACGCCGACACGTATCAGGTGAACGAGCGGCTGATGCGGGAGGCCGAGAGCGGGGCCATCGCCTTGCACCCCGGCCCCATGAACCGCGACCTGGAGATCAGCTCGGACACCGCCGACGGGCCGCGCAGCCGCATCGTGCGGCAGGTGGAGAACGGGCAGGCGGTCAGGATGAGCGTGCTGTATCACCTGCTGGTGGGGCGGGAGTAG
- the pyrR gene encoding bifunctional pyr operon transcriptional regulator/uracil phosphoribosyltransferase PyrR translates to MTPKATILTTDEIRRALTRIAHEIVERNRGAENLALIGIHTRGIPLAARLAAKLGELEGVEVPTGRLDITLYRDDLTEIARQPIIRETQVPFDLARRRVVLVDDVLYTGRTVRAALDALIDLGRPEGIQLAVLVDRGHRELPIRADYVGKNLPTARTEVVKVRLTETDGVDLVELHDVETLR, encoded by the coding sequence ATGACGCCCAAAGCGACCATCCTCACCACCGACGAAATCCGCCGCGCCCTGACGCGCATCGCCCATGAGATCGTGGAGCGCAACCGGGGGGCGGAGAATCTGGCCCTGATCGGCATCCACACGCGCGGTATCCCGCTCGCGGCGCGGCTGGCGGCGAAGCTCGGGGAGCTGGAGGGGGTGGAGGTGCCCACCGGGCGACTCGACATCACCCTGTACCGGGATGACCTGACGGAGATTGCGCGGCAGCCCATCATCCGGGAGACGCAGGTACCGTTCGACCTCGCGCGGCGGCGGGTGGTCCTCGTGGACGACGTGCTGTACACGGGCCGCACCGTGCGCGCGGCGCTCGACGCCCTGATCGACCTCGGCAGGCCGGAGGGCATCCAACTCGCCGTCCTCGTGGACCGGGGGCACCGCGAACTCCCCATCCGCGCCGACTACGTGGGCAAGAATCTGCCGACCGCACGCACCGAGGTCGTCAAGGTGCGTCTGACCGAGACGGACGGGGTGGACCTTGTGGAACTGCACGACGTGGAGACGCTGCGATGA
- a CDS encoding Hsp20/alpha crystallin family protein, whose product MMRFDPFREIEELTQRMDRAFGGAVSGQVARLAPPVDVHEDEGGLELTLDLPGVQPDDIQIEAENQTLTVQAKRGYSRSEGRTAHRVERAYGTFSRTFSVPAKYDLTKVEADFDHGTLTLRVPRSEAAQKRSVQVRTGGQLGAPKTVEAGQDIPVAETQGA is encoded by the coding sequence TTGATGCGATTTGACCCTTTTCGTGAGATCGAGGAACTGACGCAGCGCATGGACCGGGCTTTCGGCGGAGCCGTGAGCGGCCAGGTCGCCCGCCTCGCCCCCCCCGTGGACGTGCATGAGGACGAGGGGGGCTTGGAGCTGACCCTCGACCTGCCGGGTGTGCAGCCCGACGACATCCAGATCGAGGCCGAGAACCAGACGCTGACCGTGCAGGCCAAGCGCGGCTACAGCCGCTCCGAGGGCCGCACCGCCCACCGCGTCGAGCGCGCGTACGGCACCTTCTCCCGCACCTTCAGCGTGCCCGCCAAGTACGACCTGACAAAGGTCGAGGCCGACTTCGACCACGGCACCCTGACCCTGCGCGTGCCCCGCAGCGAAGCCGCCCAGAAGCGCAGCGTGCAGGTTCGCACGGGCGGCCAGCTCGGTGCCCCGAAGACCGTCGAGGCCGGGCAGGACATTCCCGTCGCCGAGACGCAGGGCGCGTAA